The DNA region GCGGGCAATCTCCTCCTCGGTGCGGCCGTTATGCAATCCGAATATAAAGTGGGATTCCACGTCTTGAATCAGTTCCCGGCGTTCATCGGCAGGGAGCGCCGCTAGGCGCGATTCCAAAATCGAAATGAACTGTTGTCTTGTCATATTAATTTCCTTCCTCGATCAGATTGGTCACATTGCTTACAAAAGCCTTCCATTCCTTTACCATGGCTTTCATATAAATCACTCCGCTGTCGGTAAGCCTGTAATATTTACGGGGCGGCCCCTCGCTGGATTCCTGAAGATAAGTCGTGCAATAGCCCTCATTCACGAGACGGCGAAGGAGCGGATAGAGAGCCCCTTCGGCCACCTCGATGTGCCGCGAAACGGCTTGCGCCAGCTCATAGCCGTATTGATCCTTGCGGCTGATGAGCACCAGGACGCAGAGCTCAAGCACTCCTTTTTTGAACTGGACGCTCACATCCATGCAAAAAGAGCCTCCTTTCTGTTGAATGAATGTCTGTGATGTACATTCGGTAGTAATTATTGTTCAGTAGCTGACAACAATAAAATACCATTAGGTACTGAATAATGCAAGATACTGATCAAAAAACAGCCTGGCTATGTTAAACGTCAAAAACGGTCGAACCTTTGGAAGCTTTGTTAGAAGGGAAGAAAGCCGTTTGAGCTTAAAAATGCGGGGTTAATAGAAGTTAACAGGGCATGATTTCAGACGTTCGTTGTTCCAAATCAATCATGGAGGGATGGTTGTATGTCAATCGATCGATTTATCCTCATGAAGCTGGCGAGTTGCAGAGGGAAGACAACGAGAATGAACCTTGTCAAATTGTTTCAAATTCGAATTCAGAGAGCACAGATGGCGGAGGAGCGCCACTTGAGGTTATAATAGAAGAAAAAAAGGGGCTACCCCTCTTAAAAGAGGGATAGCGCAAGAGAGTCGTTTTCACTTTTGCTGTGAAGAATTGCCTCGGATCCTTCGATCTCAATGCTGATGAGGGAGTTGAGGCATTTTTTCAGCGCTTTTTTTCCATTGCGGATTTTATTGTCAAGGGCGCTAGTCAGCAGTTTAAGCACCTTCTGTACCGGCTGCTTGCTATCTGTCGTAAAATAGACGGGAACCGGTCTGTTTTGGAACATTATCAGTGTTCTCATATCAATCACCTCACGAAAACTTATTTCATGATATTTGCATTATAAGTTGCCAATCTTAAAATAACCTTAAATTCATAGAATTAATCAGCATCAATTTTATGAGATTGACAGTTTTGTGAACAGCGCGTTCCTGCCCCATTGGAGGCGGAAATCCATTATAATGGATACACATTTAGTTCATTGGAAGCATGCATAATCACCCAAAAATAGGAAATGGGGATTATGTCACAAATTGACAGAGCGATCTCTAGAATGATATAGTTACAATAATGTAACTATTTTTTATATCTAATGATATAGGTGTTTCGGCTTTGCGCATGGAATATTCAAAAGAATGATGTTGAATTTGAAAGGCAGGGTTGACCGGATGATTCTTACCGTAATCAGCGGGCGTAACGAAGAAGAATGGTTTGATATCGATGTTCCAGACGAATGCTCCATCGATCGGCTGGTCGAGCTGCTGGGCTTGCGTTTGTTTCATGGACCGTCGGGGGACGGCATTCAATATATATTGGAAGCGAAGTTTCCGGAAGGCTTGTGGTTCAAGGTCGAAGGCCGTTCAAGCCTTGTCGAGGCAGGATTGAGAGAGGGTTCTTACATCCGCCTGCAGCGGGCATATTCCACCACGACGGAGGAGGCACCCGTCTATGGCAGACGATCGTTGTTTCAAGAAGGCTGAATTTGGGTAAATAACCCCTTGGTTTTGGATGAAACAGCCCGGATCAAAAAAAACATACATACTTAATGAACCTACCAGACCAGATGCTCTCGATTAGGAGGAAAGTGACATATGAACGTGTTATATCAACGTTCGCCGCGTATTAAACCGGCTTTACCCGATGAAGACTTGGAGATATTGAGGCCGCCTTCCGAGCCCAGCAAGCCCTCCTTCTCCTTGATCTCGATTATCATTCCGGTCATTATGACGGCTGCGACGATCGGATTTTATATTTATATGAATATGAGCGGCAAGGTTGGAAATCCCAACTTTATGATGTTCCAGATGCTGTCCATCTTTATGATGCTGACCTCGTATACGCTGCCGTTTTTTATGTATTTAGGCAACAAGAAGACGTATCAGAAGAAGCTTGAGGAGCGCAATCAGAAGTATCGGGCCCAGCTGGAACTCCATCGGGAAGAGCTCAAGGAGCGGCAGAAGGAGCAGGTCGAGACGCTGTTCGATATTCACGGT from Paenibacillus ihbetae includes:
- a CDS encoding PadR family transcriptional regulator, producing MDVSVQFKKGVLELCVLVLISRKDQYGYELAQAVSRHIEVAEGALYPLLRRLVNEGYCTTYLQESSEGPPRKYYRLTDSGVIYMKAMVKEWKAFVSNVTNLIEEGN